Proteins from one Syntrophaceae bacterium genomic window:
- a CDS encoding glutamine--tRNA ligase/YqeY domain fusion protein: MIETPSPPPTDFIRDIIDEDNRTGKHDGRVATRFPPEPNGYIHIGHAKSVCLNFGIAAQYGGTCNLRMDDTDPEGESLEFVESIKNDIRWLGFDWEDRLFFASDYFEALYDFAWRLIEDGKAYVCDLTPDEMREYRGSFTEPGRESPGRNRSVEENLDLFSRMRGGEFADGTYTLRAKIDMASSNIVMRDPIMYRIKRAPHYRTGDEWVIYPMYDFAHGLSDALEGITHSICTLEFENNRPLYDWFVEQLIPGDRPQQIEFARLNVSYTVLSKRRLIELVTRGFVNGWDDPRMPTVAGMRRRGYPPAAIRAFAAAIGVAKNDNLVDMGLLESCVRDDLNETAHRAMAVLRPLKVVLDNYPEGESEEFDCANHPQKPELGSRRVPFSRTLYIEREDFEEIPPKKYKRLAPGKEVRLRNAYVIRFESLVRDEKTGEILELHCTFDPSTRSGPPADGRKVEGVIHWVSANHAVPAEVRLYDRLFTISDPAGEDYLDHLNPQSLQVLAGCFTERSLGDAAPGSRWQFERIGYFCADIKDSRPGKPVFNRIVPLRDTWSKIAARK, from the coding sequence ATGATCGAGACACCCTCCCCTCCGCCCACGGATTTCATCCGCGACATCATCGATGAAGACAACCGGACCGGCAAGCACGACGGCCGGGTCGCCACGCGCTTTCCGCCGGAGCCGAACGGTTACATTCACATTGGCCATGCCAAGAGCGTGTGCCTCAACTTCGGCATCGCCGCCCAGTACGGCGGCACCTGCAACCTCCGGATGGACGACACGGACCCGGAAGGGGAGTCCCTCGAATTTGTCGAGTCGATCAAAAACGACATCCGGTGGCTCGGGTTCGACTGGGAAGACCGCCTTTTTTTCGCCTCCGATTATTTCGAGGCCCTCTACGACTTTGCCTGGCGGCTCATCGAGGACGGCAAGGCCTACGTCTGCGACCTGACGCCCGACGAGATGCGGGAATACCGGGGCTCCTTCACCGAGCCGGGGAGAGAGAGTCCCGGCCGGAACCGCTCCGTGGAGGAAAACCTGGACCTGTTCTCGAGGATGCGGGGGGGGGAGTTCGCCGACGGGACTTACACGCTCCGGGCGAAGATCGACATGGCCTCTTCCAACATCGTCATGCGGGACCCCATCATGTACCGCATCAAGCGGGCGCCCCATTACCGGACCGGGGACGAATGGGTCATCTATCCCATGTACGACTTCGCTCACGGCCTCTCCGACGCCCTCGAGGGAATCACCCATTCCATCTGCACGCTGGAGTTCGAGAACAACCGTCCCCTTTACGACTGGTTCGTGGAGCAGCTCATCCCCGGCGACCGGCCGCAGCAGATCGAGTTTGCCCGCCTGAACGTGAGTTATACTGTCCTCTCCAAGCGGCGCCTCATCGAGCTGGTGACGCGGGGGTTCGTCAATGGCTGGGACGATCCGCGCATGCCCACGGTGGCGGGCATGCGGAGAAGGGGCTATCCGCCCGCGGCGATTCGTGCTTTTGCCGCCGCCATCGGCGTGGCCAAGAACGACAACCTCGTGGATATGGGACTCCTGGAATCCTGTGTCCGCGACGACCTGAACGAAACGGCACACCGGGCGATGGCCGTTCTCCGTCCCCTGAAGGTCGTCCTCGACAACTACCCGGAAGGGGAGAGCGAGGAATTCGACTGCGCGAATCACCCCCAGAAACCGGAACTGGGGTCACGCAGGGTTCCCTTTTCCCGAACCCTGTATATCGAGCGGGAAGACTTCGAGGAGATCCCTCCGAAGAAGTACAAGCGCCTGGCGCCCGGGAAGGAGGTTCGCCTCCGGAATGCTTACGTGATCCGGTTTGAGAGCCTTGTAAGGGATGAGAAGACGGGAGAGATTCTGGAACTGCACTGCACGTTCGACCCGTCAACGAGAAGCGGCCCGCCGGCCGACGGCCGGAAGGTCGAGGGGGTCATTCACTGGGTGTCGGCGAACCATGCCGTGCCGGCGGAAGTGCGGCTTTACGACCGGCTGTTCACGATTTCCGATCCTGCCGGAGAAGATTACCTGGATCATCTCAATCCCCAGTCCCTTCAGGTCCTCGCGGGCTGCTTCACGGAGCGGTCCCTCGGGGACGCGGCACCGGGGAGCCGCTGGCAGTTCGAGCGGATCGGCTATTTCTGCGCGGACATAAAGGATTCCCGTCCCGGGAAGCCCGTTTTCAACCGGATCGTGCCCCTCCGCGATACCTGGAGCAAGATCGCCGCCCGGAAATAG
- a CDS encoding alpha/beta hydrolase, whose protein sequence is MSADMTDPIRHPEVEFSVRMVPVEGDVSLRVLQFRPRRDTPLDPLVFVPGFASAIYGWIDFLREIVPLRPVYYIESREKTSARIGRKRLLPADFSIARMAQDLVEACRSLGLDDCPTIVAGSSLGATALIEALKHGRLRAKAGFMIGPNTDFKAPIFIKGLLLLPAGTYHLVKHLVLWYLKNFRIDAAREPEQLQRYRDTLLTADPRRLKRTAQSAIGYTIWQDLQTVTIPIAVTLASTDKLHAEENIRRLTAELPGSKIIPCESNLYMHSAALAGDFERFVSSVK, encoded by the coding sequence ATGAGCGCTGACATGACCGACCCGATCCGTCATCCGGAAGTGGAGTTTTCCGTCCGGATGGTTCCCGTGGAAGGAGATGTTTCGCTCCGGGTTCTTCAATTCCGTCCGCGCCGGGACACTCCTCTGGATCCACTGGTCTTTGTCCCGGGGTTCGCCTCGGCGATCTACGGCTGGATCGACTTCCTCCGGGAGATTGTTCCGCTCCGGCCGGTTTATTACATCGAATCGCGGGAGAAGACATCGGCTCGGATCGGCCGGAAACGCCTCCTGCCCGCGGACTTCAGCATCGCCCGGATGGCGCAGGATCTGGTGGAGGCCTGCCGATCGCTGGGGCTCGACGATTGCCCGACAATCGTCGCCGGGAGTTCCCTCGGGGCGACCGCCCTGATAGAGGCCCTCAAGCACGGGCGGCTTCGGGCAAAGGCCGGATTCATGATCGGCCCCAACACCGATTTCAAGGCACCCATCTTCATCAAGGGGCTCCTGCTCCTGCCTGCCGGCACCTATCATCTCGTCAAACACCTCGTCCTCTGGTACCTGAAGAACTTCCGGATCGACGCGGCCCGCGAACCGGAACAGCTCCAGCGTTACCGGGACACCCTGCTCACCGCCGATCCCCGTCGGCTGAAGAGAACCGCCCAGTCCGCCATCGGCTACACGATCTGGCAGGACCTGCAGACGGTCACCATCCCCATTGCCGTAACCCTGGCGTCGACGGACAAGCTCCACGCCGAAGAGAACATCCGGCGCCTGACCGCGGAACTGCCCGGATCGAAGATCATTCCGTGCGAATCGAACCTCTATATGCATTCCGCCGCCCTGGCCGGGGACTTCGAGCGATTCGTGTCAAGCGTCAAATAA
- a CDS encoding DMT family transporter has protein sequence MSLPNRPACHFFTVPKAQTEKRWEKPALFRILSRQISIRSGRSGTGHERNISQGSAGIVIKRFSTNGRPLTALALLALIWGYNWVVMKKSLQFMGPFDFNATRMLLGGLILLAVMAGRGMSLRPKQVPLTILLGLLQTAAGTGLIIWALTSGGAGKTSVLVYTMPFWILIFARPILGETIRGIDWIPVTLAFTGLLLILEPWSLKATFMSEILAVLAGVFWALSAIVIKWMQRRPDFDLVSATAWQFLYGSVPLVIAAALVPSPPVQWTPYLVTAIAYNAVLVCALAFLLWTYIMNKLPAGVAGMGTMAVPVIGMTASVLEIGERMDAWETAGILMILTALSILTWMKGRDNRRLPIAVVPE, from the coding sequence ATGTCGCTCCCGAATCGACCGGCCTGCCATTTCTTTACCGTACCGAAAGCACAGACCGAAAAAAGATGGGAAAAGCCCGCCCTCTTCCGTATATTGTCCCGGCAAATCTCGATACGCTCAGGGCGATCGGGAACAGGACATGAGCGTAATATCTCACAAGGATCCGCCGGCATCGTGATCAAACGGTTTTCAACCAACGGACGTCCCCTCACAGCACTGGCCCTGCTGGCACTGATCTGGGGCTACAACTGGGTCGTCATGAAGAAGTCCCTGCAGTTCATGGGACCCTTCGACTTCAATGCCACCCGGATGCTCCTGGGAGGACTGATTCTTCTTGCCGTCATGGCCGGCAGGGGCATGTCGCTCCGGCCGAAGCAGGTCCCCCTCACGATCCTCTTGGGCCTGCTCCAGACGGCCGCCGGGACGGGACTGATCATCTGGGCGCTGACCAGCGGCGGGGCGGGGAAAACGTCCGTCCTGGTCTACACCATGCCTTTCTGGATCCTGATCTTCGCCCGTCCGATCCTCGGCGAAACCATCCGCGGCATCGACTGGATTCCCGTCACGCTGGCCTTCACCGGACTGTTGCTGATCCTGGAGCCCTGGTCCCTGAAGGCCACGTTCATGAGCGAGATCCTGGCCGTCCTGGCGGGCGTCTTCTGGGCGCTCAGCGCCATCGTCATCAAATGGATGCAGCGGAGGCCCGACTTCGACCTCGTGTCCGCTACGGCCTGGCAGTTCCTCTACGGATCGGTTCCCCTTGTAATCGCCGCCGCCCTTGTCCCTTCCCCGCCCGTGCAATGGACGCCCTATCTCGTCACGGCGATCGCCTACAATGCCGTCCTCGTCTGCGCCCTGGCTTTTCTGCTCTGGACGTATATCATGAACAAGCTCCCCGCCGGCGTGGCGGGAATGGGAACCATGGCCGTCCCGGTGATCGGCATGACCGCGTCCGTACTGGAGATCGGAGAGCGCATGGACGCCTGGGAAACGGCGGGGATCCTCATGATCCTGACGGCCCTTTCCATTCTGACCTGGATGAAGGGACGGGACAACCGGCGGCTTCCAATCGCCGTTGTCCCGGAATGA
- a CDS encoding DUF2284 domain-containing protein yields the protein MNTSDLERYCEKAIQAGATHAVVTTPQTVVTAPWVRFKCLYGCPYKERYSCPPHTPTPEETRATLDSYSRLILFHVEAPYSKERGRNMMAYLDVLVKLEGELFKDGYYKAFVMLAGPCVLCKECGKVEGIPCRLPAKTRPSMESCGIDVFQTARNNGFSISTLKEKSETQNLYCLMLVD from the coding sequence ATGAACACATCCGATCTCGAGAGATACTGCGAAAAGGCGATTCAGGCGGGTGCCACGCATGCGGTCGTCACGACGCCGCAGACGGTGGTCACCGCGCCCTGGGTGCGGTTCAAGTGCCTGTACGGTTGCCCGTACAAGGAACGGTACAGCTGTCCGCCCCATACCCCCACGCCGGAGGAGACCCGGGCGACCCTCGATTCATACAGCCGTTTGATCCTGTTTCATGTCGAGGCGCCCTACTCGAAGGAGCGGGGCAGGAACATGATGGCGTACCTGGATGTGCTGGTGAAACTGGAGGGGGAACTATTCAAGGACGGCTACTACAAGGCGTTCGTCATGCTGGCCGGCCCGTGCGTGCTATGCAAGGAATGCGGCAAGGTGGAAGGGATCCCCTGCCGCCTGCCCGCCAAGACCAGGCCTTCCATGGAGTCCTGCGGGATCGACGTCTTCCAGACCGCCCGCAACAACGGCTTTTCCATCTCGACGCTGAAGGAAAAGTCGGAGACGCAGAATCTCTACTGCCTGATGCTCGTGGACTGA
- a CDS encoding NAD(P)/FAD-dependent oxidoreductase — protein sequence MSKKYDVIVVGAGIAGLGSAAILSRDFKQKVLVLEKNPFIGGRVASFVGKGDKVHIDGLELDANGFKRALGLVGCWIPKCTPDLETCFKEKKFDGYTIDTGHGLFWGNKGKIRMLMDYINKPVDMPCNVGFAFVDYKKGNKAYQVAKGEPYGWMSKEGFRATMIALRDMAMMTFADIAQTAHMSFEQWIRARNVPQEAYDYIKVLAASQTGQADLNLTPAPDVLGHMSTAGPIRMNLVDGSCATVANPGTMAFPLLMEEALKENGGEVLRNTPVAEVIIEKGAVKGVTYQTADGFETAWADRVICTVPSKQMLNVIHPRYFPQDLVETVQTKYWGAGMITGYGNMKSNIWEERGIEERSFIYMPDVIGAEEGYSGCIDMVLWNLASCAHGSNANPSLTKETGSAPEGKHGWIFSTAMTHEEMRTPKKVSRVIEWNENWWKQTFGRAKWESEMDHLIWMCTDHAFAWIQPIGQDRIDVKSPEIEGLYFAGDQYGRRLWGCGVDAAALSVTLCVDRMMDSNTEEKVFPFYHRAMPAPRETW from the coding sequence ATGTCAAAAAAGTATGATGTCATCGTAGTCGGAGCCGGAATCGCCGGCCTGGGTTCCGCGGCCATTCTTTCCCGGGATTTCAAGCAGAAGGTCCTCGTCCTGGAGAAGAATCCCTTCATCGGCGGCCGCGTGGCTTCCTTCGTCGGCAAAGGGGACAAGGTGCATATCGACGGCCTGGAATTGGATGCCAACGGCTTCAAGCGCGCCTTGGGCCTGGTCGGTTGCTGGATCCCGAAATGCACGCCGGACCTGGAAACCTGCTTCAAGGAAAAGAAGTTCGACGGATACACCATCGACACAGGGCACGGGCTGTTCTGGGGGAACAAGGGCAAGATTCGCATGCTCATGGACTACATCAACAAGCCCGTTGACATGCCGTGCAACGTCGGATTCGCCTTCGTCGACTACAAGAAAGGCAACAAGGCCTACCAGGTAGCGAAAGGCGAGCCCTACGGGTGGATGAGCAAGGAGGGCTTCCGGGCAACCATGATCGCGCTCCGGGACATGGCGATGATGACCTTCGCCGACATCGCCCAGACGGCCCATATGTCCTTCGAGCAGTGGATCCGGGCCCGGAACGTCCCCCAGGAGGCGTACGATTACATCAAGGTCCTGGCGGCATCCCAGACGGGCCAGGCGGACCTCAACCTGACACCGGCACCGGACGTCCTGGGGCACATGTCCACCGCGGGCCCAATCCGGATGAACCTGGTCGACGGCTCGTGCGCGACCGTGGCCAATCCCGGAACCATGGCCTTCCCGCTCCTGATGGAAGAGGCGCTGAAGGAAAACGGCGGGGAAGTGCTCCGGAACACCCCCGTTGCGGAGGTCATCATCGAAAAGGGCGCCGTGAAGGGCGTCACCTACCAGACCGCCGACGGCTTCGAAACGGCCTGGGCGGACAGGGTCATCTGCACCGTTCCCTCCAAGCAGATGCTGAACGTCATCCACCCCCGGTATTTCCCGCAGGACCTCGTGGAGACGGTCCAGACGAAATACTGGGGCGCCGGCATGATCACCGGGTACGGCAACATGAAATCGAACATCTGGGAGGAGCGCGGGATCGAGGAGAGAAGCTTCATCTACATGCCGGACGTGATCGGTGCGGAAGAGGGATACAGCGGCTGCATCGACATGGTCCTTTGGAACCTGGCTTCCTGCGCCCACGGAAGCAACGCCAACCCCTCGCTCACCAAGGAAACCGGCTCGGCGCCGGAGGGCAAGCACGGGTGGATCTTCTCCACCGCCATGACCCATGAGGAAATGAGGACACCGAAGAAAGTTTCCCGGGTGATCGAGTGGAACGAGAACTGGTGGAAACAGACCTTCGGCCGGGCCAAGTGGGAATCCGAAATGGACCACCTGATCTGGATGTGCACCGACCACGCCTTCGCCTGGATCCAGCCTATCGGGCAGGACCGGATCGACGTGAAGTCCCCGGAGATCGAAGGCCTGTACTTCGCGGGCGACCAGTACGGCAGGCGCCTGTGGGGCTGCGGCGTCGATGCGGCGGCTCTGAGCGTGACGCTTTGCGTCGACAGGATGATGGACTCCAACACCGAAGAGAAGGTATTCCCCTTCTACCACCGTGCCATGCCCGCACCGAGAGAGACCTGGTAA